Sequence from the Verrucomicrobiia bacterium genome:
CATCGGTCGGTGGCGGTACCAGCACGTGGCAGTTCATTTTTCCCGGTTTCTCGATCAACTCCGATGGCGACATTCATGTCAATATGGCGATCGCCGCCAACGGCACGGGATCCACCAGTGGCAACCAGAGTGAATCGCCGATTGTCCCCGAAGTGATTAACGCCACGAGCGCCCAGCTTACGACCATTGATTCGCTGAGCAGCTCGCAAGCCGTCGTGCGGGGGATTTTCCGCTGGTATTCCGAGCATCAGGGCGAACGAAAATATGAAATCCATCCCGCGACCGAACTGCTCAAGTGGAATGGGAGCGCGTTCGTGCTGACCAACGACTACCGGCCAAACATCAAGTTCGACAACGGCAACACTACGCAGTCCACCCAGCACATGGTCACCACGTTTGATGGATCCGACGTGATGACCGCCGCGGTGATGGTGGCGGACAGCACCAAGGTCGTGTTCACGTACCCGAGCCCGCGGTTTAACTATTGCATTTACGACGGCGTCACCCTGTCCGCCTTGACGAACGATTTCGTTAGCAAGTATTTCCTGTTAAAGCCCAATCTGGTACCGACTGCGGTCATCCGCTGCCGGATCGTGACCAATACCATCGCGGCATCTGTCGCGGCCGGATTGGTGTCCAACCAGACCCTCACCGTCAATGCTCTGACGCGCTGCGACTTGCTCGGGGTCTCGAACAAGATCGCCGGATTGACGGCGGGCCAGACCAACGTTTTCACGTGGCCGGTTGAATTTATCACGTTGAACATCACCAATCTCGGGGTGGTGTCATCGCCGGTGGCAATTTTCAGCGGCAGTCCTACGAACGGTACCGAGCCATTAGCGGTGACCTTCACTGACACATCAACCGGCAGCATCACCAATCGATTCTGGGATTTTGGCGACGGCGTCACGACCAACGTCACGACGACCACCGTGCTTCACACGTATGCCGCCGGCACGAACACCGTGAAGCTGGTGGTCAGTGGTTCCACAGGTGTCAGCACCAATACCAAGCCGAATTACATCACGGTATTGACAGCGTTCCAGGCCTGGCAGGTCCAGTACTTTGGCAGCACGACCAACCCCGCGGCAGCGGCCGATGCCGACGCGGATGGCGATGGGATGTCCAACATGCAGGAGTTCCTCACCGGTACCGATCCTACCAATGGCAGCTCGGCGTTTCGCATCACCAGCGTGGTGCGGACCGGCAGTGATGTTCTGGTCACGTGGATGACGGGACTCGGCCGAACCAATGCGTTGCAGTCCACGACTGGCACGGGCGGTGGCAGTTATAACACGAATGGCTTCACCGCGATCTTCACCGTCACGAATACCACTAGCACGGTCACTAACCGTCTCGATCCCAACGCCGCTACGAATTTCCCCTCACTCTTCTACCGTGTCCGACTTGTGCCCTAATAGAGGAGGGCGACGATACCCGGCTCGGTAACCTGCCGAATTATAATGAACCAAGGCCGCTCAGTGGCTGCGTTCTGCGGCCTTTTGAGGAAAAATCAGAACGCAAGCGACGATTAACACCAGAAGAACGGCCGAGGCGGAGTAGCGGCTCAGGGCGAGGCCGCCATTGGCAACGGGTTTGTCGAGGAGGTCGCCGAAGACAGCGCCGAGGGGCCGGGTGAGAATGAAGGCGGCCCAAAAGAGCACGGTGTGCGATATCTTCGTCCAGTAGTAGGCGACAGCGACGAGGGCCAGGAGTGTGCTGAACAACACAGCACCTCCGCCGTAGCCGAGTCCGGCCGTATCGGCTGCCCAATCGCCCAGGGCAGTGCCCAGGGTCTGGGAAAACATGATCGTTACCCAGTAAAACATTTCGGCTTTTGGAGAAACGATCGTGCTTATTGACACTGAACCGAGAGTGCGATGCCAAACGAACAGGGAACCCATGAGCAGCGCGAAGAGAAGAGTCGAGCCGCCCGCATAACCGATTCCCAGGGAACGGTCGGCGAAATCGGCCAGCGTTGTGCCGACGGTTGTTGTGGCGATGATCGTGGCCCAGTAAAGGAAGGGGTGAAACCGCCTGGCGTAAATTTGGGTAATGACCGCAGCGATGAAAACCACGGCGAAAATCCCCGTGGCGACCAGATAACCGAGGTTCATCGACATCGAAACCGCGTCGCCGCCCGTCTCCCCGAGGGTGGTTGCGGAGATCTTGATGATCCAAAAGAGAAGCGTGACAGCGGGGACCTTGGTCAGAACCTCTTCTTTGGTGACCGTCATTGGTTTCTGACTGTCAATTGTGCCGGTATCATGCATTTGGCATTGTACGGTACGCGTGTCCACGTTACCAAATCATTATCGGAAGTAAACTCGACAACGCTTGCGGGTGGGGCGACGGTGTTGAAAAGGTTTTATTGGTTTGATGTGATGACGTGATTTCGTGCGTGAAGATCGCCGGGGCCAAAGGAGTCTGCAAGGTGGCGGGCGATGTGTTCAGTGAGCCACTGGCGCGGATTGCGGTGGGGTGAGGGGAATGGTTGGGCGTGGTAGCAAGCGGCTGAGAAATTTTGCAAGCGAGTAGCCGAGGCCCGCTCCTGCCAAAGAGCCGAGAGTAAAGCTCGCGAATGGGCCGATGAACATTGCCCGCAAGACCTGATCCATGTCCAAATGAAGGCCAGCAACATGGCAGAATCCTAAGAGAGCGCCCCAGCCGGCGACTGCGGCGCAGAGAGGCATTAGCGACAAGTAGGGCACGATGCGTCTCAACGACTGGACGAAGAACGCCAGAAAAGACAGAAAGACACCCACCACCAATCCGGCGTGCACGGCAAACATCGCAGCCATGCAAGAGAACATGGCGACCGGAACCGCAATACCCCAAGCGTATCCCTGAAAGTGCTCCATGATTCTTCGTCCAAATGACCGGACTCCATTAAACTCCTAACGGAAGAGTAAGTGAAGCACAATGGGAATCCCCCGCAGCATGATCGCCAAAGCGGAAGGCGTCGGCTAGGTGGCGGGCGAAGTGGTCAGCGAAATGTGTCCAGAGTATTGAGTTGACCCCGATGACTATGACCCCGATGACTACCGATAACGGTTGCCAATTCTCGCCTGTTCATGATTAAACGCCTGGTGAGACTGCGAGGAAAGCACAGAAGACTGTCCCCACACCGGATGGTCTGCGAACCTTGCGCTTTGAACTTTCTAATGTGTAGTATCTCCACTCGTTAGCTGGACGCAAAGACTGAGATGGCAAATTCACACGAAATTGTTCTCGAGGCAGCGACATTGGCTGACGCCACGTTGCTATCGAATCTTCTTGAGTTGTACATTCACGACCTCAGTGAGGCATTCCCCAGCATCGAGCTAAAACCAGACGGGCGCTTCGGGTATGGCAAGCTTGCGCTTTATTGGTCAGAGCCCGAGCGCTATTTCCCGTTCCTCATCAAATGCGACGCCCGTGTCGTGGGATTCGCCCTGGCCACACGTGGCTCGCCGGCGACGGATGACCCGAATGTATTCGATGTCGCCGAGTTCTTCGTGATTCGTCGCTACCGGCGCTCGGGCGTGGGCCAGCGCGCCGTCGCCCTTCTTTGGAATCGCCTTCCGGGCCGATGGATCGTTCGAGTTTCCGAGGGAAACCCAAGTGCGCTTGCGTTTTGGATGAGCGCCGTCGCAAAGTTCACGGGTGGCGCAGCGACAGAGTTCAAGCGTCCTGGAAATCCGCATGCATGGCGTGTGTTTTCTTTTGCGACCGGCTAACATCGTGTTGCAGCGGACGTGGCAATAGCATGTTGTCAACCTTGAGAACCACAGGCGCATATCGCCCCGGCAAAAAGACAACCGAGTTTGTCACATAACTAATGTTAGGCAACAAATGAGTGAAACTGCCCTCGGTCAAATCAGCTCTCGCGTTTATTGGATGCCGCCCGCCAAGCCGGATCGCCCATCCTTGTGCGCAGTCGTCGGCACGAATGACATATTGATGCTGGATGCTGGCGCTTCAGACGCTCATGCACGCCTGTTCCTCGACCAACTGACTGCGCAGGGAATCTCGCCGCCCACCTATGTCGCGCTTACACACTGGCACTGGGATCACGTATTCGGCGCGGCCGAAATCGGCGCACCGGTCATTGCCCAGAGCCTGACTGCCAAGAAGCTCGCGGAACTGGCAACTCTGGATTGGAGCGATGCAGGGCTTGAAGAGCAGATCGCGCTTGGCGAACAAACTGCCGCAGGTGCGGAGAACATCAAAGCGGAATTGCCCGCGCCTCGAACCATACGCATCGCCGAACCTGGCATCATCTTTTGCGATTCGCTGGAATTGCGATTGGGCGCCGTGACATGCCAGATTGAGCATGTCGGTGGCGATCACGCGGCGGATTCGTCGGTCATGTTCATCCTGCCGGATCGCGTGCTATTTTTGGGCGACTGCCTGTGTGACGCCGTTGATGGGTCCAAACGCTATTACACTGCCCAGCAATTGCTCCCGCTACTCGACACACTGCAAGCCTTCGATGCCGCCTATTATGTGGGAGGGCACGACTCCACGGTAGCGACGCGGGCGGAGTTCACCAAGCACACCGATAAAATGCGACAGGCTGCGAAGTTGGTCGAGGCGTTCGGCGCGGGTGAGGGGAAGGTCTTTGCAGCGGCTGAAGCGGAGACCGGACAACCCCTGGACGAGGATACCGCCTATTTCTTGCGCGCCCTGATTGCCGGAGCCGAAGGAGTCGGCAAGGTGGCGGGCGGAATGGCTAGATAACGTCCATACTATCTATGGAGTTATGTCAAACCGATAGAACCTTTGTGGTCCGATGGCGCTGCCGGAATTGGTCAAGGTCAGCAGAGCGCCGAGGCTGTTGGTGACGGAAACGCCGGGGACGTTGATCCAATTGGTCGGATTCATGGAATTGCTAAACTGCAATTGGTAGGTCTCGCAGGCTACCGAGGGGATGGAGAAGGCTACGTCAGCGCCGGTAACCTGAACTGCGGAGATCTGATTGGCTGGCGGATTGAGAGGAACCGTCAATTTAAATACCGTGCCACAGCCGCCGGGACAGTTCGTGCTCGCACCGCCGTTCCCGGTCGTCCCGTAGAAAATGCCATCGCTCCCCTGCACCAGTCCGGGGGGAGAGGGAGAAAAGGAGCCGAGTGCCAAGCTGGCGAGGGAACAAAGAACCGTCTCGGTCCCGTTGGGACTGAACCGAAAAACGGTGCCCACGTTGCTCGTCCCCCCGTAGTAGGTCGTTCCGTAAAAATTCCCATCGCTACCCTGCACCGGCACGCCCAGCGGGACCAGGCCATCGTTAGGAGTTCCGCCAAAGGAGTACAGATTGGAATAGCTGCCGGTGAGAGTGATGCAAAACACGGTTCCGTTGCTGTACGTCCCGCCCTGGGCGGTGGTCCCATAGAGCTTGCCGTTGCTACCCCGCACCAAGCCATTTGGGGCGGTACCATCGATGGAGGAGGCGCCAAAGGAGTACAGACTCGTGTACGTGCCGCTGGTAGTAATCCGAAATACACTGCCTTGGCCGTTTGACCCGCCGCGGAAGGTCGTGCCGTAGAGATAGCCGTCGCCGCCCAGTACCAGCGCAGGTTGTGAATACAACCCACTACCGATCCCAGTGTCCAAGATGGAACAGAGAGTGGTGTAAGTGCCGCTGGGAGTAATCTGGAACGCCGTGCCGTGGGTGCCGAAAGTCCCGCCATTGTCGGTTGTCCCGTAGAAATTGCCGTCGCTGGCCTGTATCAGTGGGCTACACGGAGCAGACGCAGGGGTGGGAGAGTGAACCAGAGAATAGAGCATGGTGTAGGTGCCACTCGGGCTGATCCGGAATATTGTGCCCAAGTTGTTCGACCCGCCGACGGGGGTTGTCCCATAGAAATTGCCGTCGCTCGCCTGCATGAGTCCGGCGAATGGCTCCATCCCATCGGAGGAACCGCCAAAAGAGTGGAGATTCGTCTCATTGCCGTCGGGACTGATCCGAAACACTGTGCCGTAGTCGTTCGTTCCGCCCAACCTGGTCGTTCCGTAAAAATTGCCGTCGCTACCCTGGATCAGCGCATTCGGTCTGAACCCATCGTTCGGGGGACCGCTAAAAGAATAGAGAGTGGCCAAGGTTTGTGCGCCGGCGTTGGATGGCGAAGCAGCCAGAACCAGCAAACTTAAGGGAATGATTAAGAGGAATGTTTTCCCCGCAGCCAACCCGACATGAATCGATTTGTTCATAACCGACGCCGCCGATAAAGCATGGATAACATTTGGGCGGTTGCAAGTCGAGTGTTTCCCAAGGTATTTGGGAAGTTTTGAGTTGATGCTGTAAGGCCGTTGAGCCTGGAGGCGAGGCATTGCAGATAACGAAAAGCGGACTGACCCCTTTTCGGACGAGGATGCCGCCTATTTCTTGCGCGCCCTGATTGCCGGGCTTGCCCCTTAAAAGCAAAGGCCTAAACCTCTAATTCAATCGCCGCGAAAGCAAAAATCGGGTTTGCACTCAAATCGGGAGACTTGGTTCCCCGCTTTGGACGGTTTGAGAACCTTGCGGTTTGAGCTTCCGACGGTTACCGCCAAGAAACTACCTGTTATGTAAGATACTCCATTCAAGGATGGCTCGGTCACCTCGTCTAATAGCATATCCCGAAATGAAAGCCACTGGTTGATAGGTGTTTTTGTCGAATGCAATTGACGTGGCGTAAAAGAACCAACCATCCTGTTCGGTTACCGCGTATACAGTGCCCCGATAAATCTTTTGGACTTCAGGGAGCCCTTGTTGTAAGGAAGAAATCGTTGCTTCAGTTTCTCCAACGATCTTGGCAGTTCCTGCCGTCAATTGCTCCATCGTGCTGTTCGCTACCACCGGATACTCCGGATTGGTGACGACAACTGGCGCGCTCCTAGTGAAAGGATTCAACATTGCCGCCACCTGATGATGATCATCAACTTTGCTACTGGGATAACTACTGCACCCAGTGGCAAGCGCCCCAAGCCCTGCAAGCATGGCACAGATGTGTCGCATACGAGTCACTATTCCTTCCTTAGGTGTTAAGTGTAGATACCCGATTAAACCCTTGAGAACACTGCGAGGAAAGCACAAAAAGGACTCCCCACGTAAGACTCGAACCCGCCTCGGCGTGTTCCCGGGGTGGGGATGATCGGGCCCAAGAATTGAAGTGAGTCGTCGATCAGAATGCGCTCAGGCCACGATCCGGTCGCGGAGGCCGCCGTAGGCGAAGGTGCGGGCCAACTCTTTGGCGTACATGCTCTGCGGGAAGCCGAGTTCGATCTGGCTGGACTCGTCGAGGGTCTTTAGTTGGTCAGCGGAGAGAGTCAGGTCGAGGCTGGCGAGGTTGTTCTGCAACTGGGAGAGCTTGCGCGCGCCGATGATGGGGACGACGGGGACGGGGCGGTGGCGGAGCCACGCGAGCGCGACTTGCGCCAGGCTGCGACTGGTCTGATCGGCTACTTTCTTGACGGCGACGACGACGCGGTCGGCGCGTTCTTGCTCTGGCATGAATTGCTTCATCATGTCGGTGTTCATTCGTGCCTGTTCGGACGACCCGTGGCCGTGGTACTTGCCGGTCAACACGCCACCGGCCAGTGGTGACCAAGCGGTCACGCCGATGTTTAACGCCTTAGCTACCGGGATCAACTCGCGTTCGACCGTTCGCTCAATCAGGCTGTATTCGATCTGCATTGCGATGAAGGATGACCAGCCGCGCAGATGGGCGAGGGTGTTCGCTTGCGCGATCCACCACGCGGGGGCGTCCGAGATGCCGACGTAGAGCACCTTGCCGGCGCGAACCAGGTCATCGAGTCCGCGCATGACCTCTTCGACGGGCGTGATCTGGTCCCAGATGTGGACCCAGTAGAGATCGATATAGTCGGTCTGCAGACGTTTGAGGCTCGCGTCCACGGACTGCATCATGCTCTTGCGGTGGTTGCCGGCGGCGTTCGGGTCGGTGCCGGGAGCGGCGTTGGTGTATTTGGTGGCCAGCACCACGCTTTGGCGGTGGCCTTTCATGAACTCGCCGAGGAACGATTCGCTCGTGCCGTTCGTGTACAGGTTGGCGGTGTCGATGAAATTGCCCCCGGCCTCGCGGAAGGCGTCGTACACTTTTCGTGAGACGTCCCTGGCGGCGCCCCAGCCCCAGTCATCGCCGAAGGTCATGGTGCCGAGAGCTGCTTCTGAAACTCGAAGTCCGCTGTTGCCCAAAAGTCTGTATCGCATAGGAATCGCCTTTCTACGTTGTGCGGGGAGGTTCGCCTTTGGCCTTGGGTGCGCCGCCTCCCGGGCTGTTGGAATATTGTTTAGGGTTTCGCGTGAATCAAGCGGGGAAATTGAGATGGCGCTGGCCGACACGACATGCCACACAACGCAACAGCGGTATACCTATACGGCAGGCATCCCGCCCTACAATGGAACATGAACCGCTGTATCGCTAATCGATAATTTTGCTGGACATGAGGTTGGCGGGCGGGTATAGTCGGGGGAACTGATGAACACTTCCTCCTTTGCTGCTGCTACGGCGGACACGCAACGTTCAACCCTTCGTCGCGAGGACGCTTCCGCTTCCGCCTTCGCCAAGGCTATGGCGGATGCGTTCCTGTACGGAACGCGAAAGAAATGTGCCATTCTACCAAACGAACCCACCGATTGTGGGACGGAAAACAGCAGTTATCGGTTTGCGATACAATGGGTTACACGATAAAAATCTACCGGAAAACGGTGGGTTTGTTTTCCAAAACGAACCCACCGTGACGGGGTTTTGAGAGAGTAAACGAGGGGAGTTGGGTGGTTTTTGTGTTCGTTTGGGCACTATGGAGACGTGCTGTCGATTTATGTGCGCGGTCGGGAGACCGGCGCACAATAGGAGGGCGGCACGACAGAGATGCTTCGACAAGCTCAGCATGACAGGCGGGAGGAAACCGAAGCGGCAACCGGGCCGGTTGCCCTACAATTCGGAGGGAAAGGCTGGCATTGACCTAATGAATGAGTTGCGGTACAAGTGCGGCGGGGAGTTCTGATGGCATTGCCCCAAGCGATGAGGTTTTGCCGTGAAGTTACATCGTGTGGCACCTCGCAGACTCGGCTTCCAAAGCTCACTTTAGTATGACGGTAAAGATTCATCTTACTGCGATTGTTGATTCTCATGCCGAGATTGGTGGCGGCTGTGAGATTGGGCCGTATTGCGTCGTGGGGGCGAACGTGAAGCTGGGGGAGGGGTGCCGGCTGCATTCGCATGTGGTGATGGATGGGCTGACGACGATCGGGGCGCGGTGCGAGTTTTTTCCGTTTGCAAGCATCGGGTTGAAGACGCAGGACCTGAAATATTCTGGGGGGAAAACTTACCTGGAAATCGGGTCGGACAACGTCTTTCGGGAGCATGTGACGGTGCATACGGCGACGGGGGACGGACTGTATACGCGGATCGGGTCGCACAACAATTTCTTAGCGTATTCGCATGTGGCGCATGACTGCATTGTTGGTAACCATGTGATCTTCAGCAACAACGGGACTCTGGCGGGACATGTTGTGGTGGAAGACTTTGCGATTGTTGGAGGACTGGCGGCGATTCATCAATTTTGTCGGATTGGCACGATGTCGATCATTGGCGGGTGCGCCAAGGTGGTGCAGGATGTGCCGCCGTATATGATGGCCGATGGCAACCCGGCGGAGACGCGCGGGGTCAATAAAGTGGGGATGGAACGCAACGGGGTACCGGAAGAGGCCCAGCGGTCGCTTCGGGAGGCCTTTAAAATATTGTGTCGAGCGGGGTTGACAGTGAGCAATGCCTTGGATAAGATACAGTCAGAACTTCCGCCCAGCCACGAGCTGGAGCATTTCATCGACTTCTGTCGCAAGTCTGAACGCGGAATAGCCCGATAGGCACTAAAGCAACACTCTTTCATGGCGAAGTTGAGTCGTAAGCCGATTCACGATCTGGAGCGCATTATTGAGTTTGACCTGGTGCGCGCGACGGAAGCTGCTGCGTTGAACGCCTCGCAGTGGATGGGGAAGGGCGACAAGAACGCCGCGGACCAGGCGGCGTGCGATGCGATACGCGGTATGTTCGATTTGATACCGTGTTGCGGCGAAGTGGTCATCGGCGAGGGTATCAAGGATGAGGCGCCGGGGATTTTTCTTGGCGAACACCTTGGGACCTGGGAACCGGGAGTCGTGCCGCTGGACATTGCGGTGGATCCCGTGGACGGCACGACGAACATTTCGAAGGGATTGCCGAATGTGATTTCCGTGCTGGCGGCGGGTAGCGCGTTTGACGGTTTGGGCAAGGCGCTGAAGAATTTGCCGAGCTTTTATTGCGAGAAGCTGGCGTACGGGCCGCGGGTGCGGAATTACATGCTCAAGACGGGAGTCGAGCAGGTGAAGCTGGAAGCGCCGGTCGAGGAGAACGTGCTGCTGGTCGCGAAGATCCTGAATGTGCCGGTGCACGAGTTGACCATTACGATGCTCGACCGACCACGGCATGAGGAGTTGGTCCAGCGGATCCGCAAAGTCGGCGCGCGGTTGCGGATGATTGGCGATGGGGACGTGGCGGGCGCTATCGCGCCGAGCCTGCCCGATAGCGGCACGGATTTGTACGTGGGCGTCGGCGGGTCGCCCGAAGCGGTGTTGGCAGCGACGGCGTTGCGATGCTTGGGCGGCGACATGCAGGTGAGAATGTGGCCGCGCGACGAAACCGAGCGGAAGCAATTGATCAAGGCAGGATTGGAAGAGGAACTCAACAAAGTGTACTACGCAGAGGACCTTGCGCAGGGGGATGGTATCATGTTTTGCGCGACGGGTATCAGTGACAGCCCGTTGCTGCCGGGCGTGCGGTTCATCGGCCACACCGCCATCACGCACTCGATCCTCATGCGGGCCAATACGCGCACGGTGCGCCACATCAGAGCGGTACACGACCTGACAAAGAAAACCATACGCCTGCGTTCGACGCGGGCAGAGCAACCACTGTGAACGAAACAGAACAGCCGCAAACACAACCGCAACCTCCACCGCAACAATCAACCGAAGGCCAGGTCCGGGGCGTCCTTGAAGTGGGCGAGAAGGGGTTCGGATTCCTCCGCAACCCCGCGCGCAACTTCCAGATCAGCCCGAACGACATTTATGTGTCGCCGGACGTTATTCGCAAGTTCAAATTGCGACCGGGTCTCGAAATCGACGGGCGGGCCGTGCCGCCCAAGAAAGGCAGCCCGCAACTGGCCGAGATTTTCAAGATCAACGGCCAGCCACCCGAAAAGTGGGCGAGCCTCAAGAAGTTTGACGAGCTGACGAGCGTCAACCCGAATGAGCGGTTCAATTTGGAGACTGTTGGGGACCGTTATACGACGCGCGTTTTCGATCTGATCGCGCCCCTCGGTAAAGGCACACGCGGCTTGATTGTGGCGGCGCCGCGTACCGGCAAGACGACGCTCCTGCACCATATCGCTGACGCGGTGATCACCAACCATCCCGAGGTTCACACGATGGTGCTGTTGGTTGACGAGCGTCCGGAAGAAACGACCGATTTCCGTCGCTCGGTCAAAGGCGGCGAGGTCATCGCTTCGACCAACGACCAGACCATTGAAGAGCACGTTCGCACTGCCAAGATGGCGATTGAACGGGCCAAACGGCTGGTCGAATTCGGACGGGACGTCTTCATTGTGCTCGACTCGATCACACGCCTCGCGCGCGCGTTTAACAATTATATCGGTTCGACCGGCCGCACGATGACCGGCGGTCTCGATGCTCGCGCGATGGAGCAGCCGCGCCGTATTTTCGCCTCGGCCCGCAAAGCAGAGGAGGGTGGTTCACTCACGATCATCGCCACTGCGTTGATTGAAACCGGCTCGCGGATGGACGAGCTGATTTTCCAGGAATTCAAGGGCACGGGCAATTCAGAGTTGGTGCTCGACCGCAAAATCGCCGAGCAGCGATACTGGCCCGCAGTGGACATCAACGCTTCCGGTACGCGTCGCGAGGAACTGCTGCTGGCGCCGAAGGATCTCGAGGCGATCACACGACTGCGTCGCGCGTTGAGTGGCGCGCCGCCCGTCGAAGCCCTGCAGAAGCTCCTTACGGGTCTTGCCAAATTCAAGACGAACAAGGAATTTCTCAAGGCGATGGCACAGTAGTTCGCCGTGGGTCGCGTCCGAGATTACAACGAGATCGTGCAACGACTGCGGGCTTTGCCGCGTCGCGAATGGCGCGTCCAAAAAGCCGGGGAGATTTCGGGATACCCCTTCTTCTGTTTGCGGCGCAGTATTTCCAAAGACGCCCCGACGGTTCTCGTCACTGCTGGAATCCATGGCGAGGAACCCGGCGGTGTCGCAGGCGCTCTGCGCTGGCTGGAGAGCGGCGAATGGGCGAAGTGGAATCGGAACTGGTTCGTCCTGCCGTGCATCAATCCCTACGGTTGGGAGCGCAACCAACGTCGCAACGCGCAGCGCCAGGATATCAACCGCCAATTTCGTGGCGACACCGACTGCCTCGAAGCGGAACTGATCAAAAGGTTGGTAAAAGGCCGGCGTTTCGTGTTCTCGCTCGATTTGCATGAAGATGTGGATGCGTCGGGATACTATCTTTACGAACTGCGCGAAGGGCCGCCTTTTATCGGTGAACGCATTGTGCAGGCGGTCAGCCGGGTGATTCCCATCGATCGTCACAAGATGATCGATGGCAACCAGGCAACCGGCTTAGGCCTGATTCGTCGGGCCTCGAACGTCGGAACGCTGAAGCGCCGGCGCCGTTGGCCGATGGCATATCATCTGTTCCTGAATTCCACCGACCATATCCTCGGCAGTGAAACGCCCGTACATTTTCCGCTGAAGCAGCGCGCCGCGGCCCATCGGATAGCGCTTCGATCCGCGCTGAGTGCGCTGGCAGGAAGGTCTCGATGACGTGGCATTTTCCTTGTTCGGGTCTCCGTCAACATGTTACCGTTTCCATCATGCGTCGATCCATGCTTGCGTTGTTGGTTGCGCTGATCGTGCCATGGAGTGCTCATGCCCAGATCTCGGTGCAACTCACCATGGAACGCGATACGCTGATACTCTTCGAAGCGGTACCCGTGGTGGTCAACGTCCGTAATTTCTCCGGCCGCACGATCGAACTGGCAGACGACAACCAGACCTCCTGGCTCAGTTTCCTGATCAGTGACGAGGCCAGCGCGACGATTTCGCCGGTTGGTAAACAACTGGC
This genomic interval carries:
- a CDS encoding MBL fold metallo-hydrolase, translated to MSETALGQISSRVYWMPPAKPDRPSLCAVVGTNDILMLDAGASDAHARLFLDQLTAQGISPPTYVALTHWHWDHVFGAAEIGAPVIAQSLTAKKLAELATLDWSDAGLEEQIALGEQTAAGAENIKAELPAPRTIRIAEPGIIFCDSLELRLGAVTCQIEHVGGDHAADSSVMFILPDRVLFLGDCLCDAVDGSKRYYTAQQLLPLLDTLQAFDAAYYVGGHDSTVATRAEFTKHTDKMRQAAKLVEAFGAGEGKVFAAAEAETGQPLDEDTAYFLRALIAGAEGVGKVAGGMAR
- the glpX gene encoding class II fructose-bisphosphatase, with amino-acid sequence MAKLSRKPIHDLERIIEFDLVRATEAAALNASQWMGKGDKNAADQAACDAIRGMFDLIPCCGEVVIGEGIKDEAPGIFLGEHLGTWEPGVVPLDIAVDPVDGTTNISKGLPNVISVLAAGSAFDGLGKALKNLPSFYCEKLAYGPRVRNYMLKTGVEQVKLEAPVEENVLLVAKILNVPVHELTITMLDRPRHEELVQRIRKVGARLRMIGDGDVAGAIAPSLPDSGTDLYVGVGGSPEAVLAATALRCLGGDMQVRMWPRDETERKQLIKAGLEEELNKVYYAEDLAQGDGIMFCATGISDSPLLPGVRFIGHTAITHSILMRANTRTVRHIRAVHDLTKKTIRLRSTRAEQPL
- a CDS encoding GNAT family N-acetyltransferase produces the protein MANSHEIVLEAATLADATLLSNLLELYIHDLSEAFPSIELKPDGRFGYGKLALYWSEPERYFPFLIKCDARVVGFALATRGSPATDDPNVFDVAEFFVIRRYRRSGVGQRAVALLWNRLPGRWIVRVSEGNPSALAFWMSAVAKFTGGAATEFKRPGNPHAWRVFSFATG
- a CDS encoding aldo/keto reductase, translated to MRYRLLGNSGLRVSEAALGTMTFGDDWGWGAARDVSRKVYDAFREAGGNFIDTANLYTNGTSESFLGEFMKGHRQSVVLATKYTNAAPGTDPNAAGNHRKSMMQSVDASLKRLQTDYIDLYWVHIWDQITPVEEVMRGLDDLVRAGKVLYVGISDAPAWWIAQANTLAHLRGWSSFIAMQIEYSLIERTVERELIPVAKALNIGVTAWSPLAGGVLTGKYHGHGSSEQARMNTDMMKQFMPEQERADRVVVAVKKVADQTSRSLAQVALAWLRHRPVPVVPIIGARKLSQLQNNLASLDLTLSADQLKTLDESSQIELGFPQSMYAKELARTFAYGGLRDRIVA
- a CDS encoding PKD domain-containing protein codes for the protein MNKPTRLNPCRFLAFVGIAALALPSRAPAQTVITNTFAEVSQMASLWEVDPIQISSLANAQYSSVGGGTSTWQFIFPGFSINSDGDIHVNMAIAANGTGSTSGNQSESPIVPEVINATSAQLTTIDSLSSSQAVVRGIFRWYSEHQGERKYEIHPATELLKWNGSAFVLTNDYRPNIKFDNGNTTQSTQHMVTTFDGSDVMTAAVMVADSTKVVFTYPSPRFNYCIYDGVTLSALTNDFVSKYFLLKPNLVPTAVIRCRIVTNTIAASVAAGLVSNQTLTVNALTRCDLLGVSNKIAGLTAGQTNVFTWPVEFITLNITNLGVVSSPVAIFSGSPTNGTEPLAVTFTDTSTGSITNRFWDFGDGVTTNVTTTTVLHTYAAGTNTVKLVVSGSTGVSTNTKPNYITVLTAFQAWQVQYFGSTTNPAAAADADADGDGMSNMQEFLTGTDPTNGSSAFRITSVVRTGSDVLVTWMTGLGRTNALQSTTGTGGGSYNTNGFTAIFTVTNTTSTVTNRLDPNAATNFPSLFYRVRLVP
- the lpxA gene encoding acyl-ACP--UDP-N-acetylglucosamine O-acyltransferase, which gives rise to MTVKIHLTAIVDSHAEIGGGCEIGPYCVVGANVKLGEGCRLHSHVVMDGLTTIGARCEFFPFASIGLKTQDLKYSGGKTYLEIGSDNVFREHVTVHTATGDGLYTRIGSHNNFLAYSHVAHDCIVGNHVIFSNNGTLAGHVVVEDFAIVGGLAAIHQFCRIGTMSIIGGCAKVVQDVPPYMMADGNPAETRGVNKVGMERNGVPEEAQRSLREAFKILCRAGLTVSNALDKIQSELPPSHELEHFIDFCRKSERGIAR
- a CDS encoding choice-of-anchor tandem repeat GloVer-containing protein; this translates as MNKSIHVGLAAGKTFLLIIPLSLLVLAASPSNAGAQTLATLYSFSGPPNDGFRPNALIQGSDGNFYGTTRLGGTNDYGTVFRISPDGNETNLHSFGGSSDGMEPFAGLMQASDGNFYGTTPVGGSNNLGTIFRISPSGTYTMLYSLVHSPTPASAPCSPLIQASDGNFYGTTDNGGTFGTHGTAFQITPSGTYTTLCSILDTGIGSGLYSQPALVLGGDGYLYGTTFRGGSNGQGSVFRITTSGTYTSLYSFGASSIDGTAPNGLVRGSNGKLYGTTAQGGTYSNGTVFCITLTGSYSNLYSFGGTPNDGLVPLGVPVQGSDGNFYGTTYYGGTSNVGTVFRFSPNGTETVLCSLASLALGSFSPSPPGLVQGSDGIFYGTTGNGGASTNCPGGCGTVFKLTVPLNPPANQISAVQVTGADVAFSIPSVACETYQLQFSNSMNPTNWINVPGVSVTNSLGALLTLTNSGSAIGPQRFYRFDITP